The Panicum virgatum strain AP13 chromosome 5K, P.virgatum_v5, whole genome shotgun sequence genome has a window encoding:
- the LOC120710796 gene encoding serine/threonine-protein phosphatase 7-like has protein sequence MNNGFTIDHQVNSGKLITVFSAPDYPQFQASEERYNNLGAYLVLRAPDFATPMFCSFESAPAYYDYKEVMDSDEELDYSAMDRD, from the exons ATGAATAATGGATTCACAATTGATCATCAGGTGAATTCTGGGAAGTTGATTACTGTTTTCAGTGCACCTGATTATCCACAGTTTCAG GCTTCAGAGGAACGGTACAATAACCTCGGAGCATATCTTGTGCTCCGTGCTCCAGATTTTGCCACACCAATGTTCTGCAGCTTTGAGTCT GCGCCTGCATACTACGACTACAAGGAAGTGATGGACTCCGATGAAGAACTTGATTATTCTGCCATGGATCGAGATTGA
- the LOC120710277 gene encoding predicted GPI-anchored protein 58 has product MCRAPPPPLLQGAPLPLLLQGGAAAAVAAAAAPTAGSAGAGTDVPGVDTTAMAAPPLFFSVPTPPLLQGAGTAAAALDPAALPVPARRRRPRALRRAARAPAGPCAAHTEQPAPATGLAAPCVPAWLSVPREIRVWAPAHAHSPVWPPQGAAAAPTAPWRAPAPHASDAWPPYGAVAAPTAGSAGAWPPLAPTVPAPATAVLAMVRVPAPAPNAPAWPAFVYS; this is encoded by the exons ATgtgcagggcgccgccgccccctctgcTCCAGGGCGCGCCGCTGCCTCTTCTGCTCCagggcggggccgccgccgccgtcgctgctgccgccgcccctaccGCGGGATCGGCCGGCGCGGGCACGGACGTGCCCGGCGTGGACaccaccgccatggccgcccctcctctgtttttcaGCGTCCCGAcgcctcctctgcttcaggGCGCGggcaccgcagccgccgccctggATCCGGCCGCCCTGCCCGTCcctgcgcgccggcgccgcccacgaGCCCTGCGCCGAGCCGCCCGCGCCCCTGCGGGTCCCTGCGCAGCACATACGGAGCAGCCCGCGCCGGCCACGGGACTAGCGGCACCCTGCGTGCCTGCCTGGCTGTCCGTGCCGCGCGAGATACGGGTCTGGGCGCCGGCACATGCGCATTCGCCCGTGTGGCCGCCAcagggtgccgccgccgcccctaccgCCCCTTGGCGCGCGCCTGCGCCTCACGCGTCCGACGCGTGGCCGCCCtacggcgccgtcgccgcccctaCCGCTGGATCCGCGGGCGCGTGGCCGCCCCTCGCACCGACCGTGCCTGCGCCCGCGACGGCCGTGCTGGCCATGGTGcgcgtgcccgcgcccgcgccgaacGCGCCCGCGTGGCCTGCGTTCG tttacagctga
- the LOC120708811 gene encoding zinc finger protein STOP1 homolog, which yields MEDHDVKESDDGEHEGENLPPGSYVVLQLEKEEILAPHTHFCLICGKGFKRDANLRMHMRGHGDEYKTAAALAKPTKDSGSDHAPVTRYSCPFVGCKRNKEHKKFQPLKTILCVKNHYKRSHCDKSYTCSRCNTKKFSVIADLKTHEKHCGRDKWLCSCGTTFSRKDKLFGHVALFQGHTPALPMDDVKVSEASEQQQDSEPMNEISRSMGCFTCSSSDGISNLDMKMADDARGYYSPLSFDPCFGALDDFTRPGFDISEDPFSFLPSGCSYVQQNGDN from the coding sequence ATGGAAGACCATGATGTAAAGGAGAGTGATGATGGTGAACATGAGGGAGAGAATCTACCCCCTGGTTCTTATGTAGTATTGCAATTGGAAAAGGAGGAGATTTTAGCACCACATACTCATTTCTGCTTGATCTGCGGGAAGGGCTTCAAGAGAGATGCGAACCTAAGGATGCACATGAGGGGCCATGGAGACGAGTACAAGACTGCCGCAGCTCTTGCCAAGCCCACGAAGGATTCTGGTTCAGATCATGCACCAGTTACAAGGTACTCATGCCCATTTGTGGGTTGCAAGCGGAACAAAGAGCACAAGAAGTTCCAACCTCTCAAGACAATCTTGTGTGTGAAGAATCACTACAAGCGAAGCCATTGTGACAAGAGCTACACCTGCAGCCGTTGCAACACTAAAAAGTTTTCTGTGATTGCTGACTTGAAGACTCATGAGAAGCATTGTGGTCGTGACAAGTGGCTCTGTTCTTGCGGAACAACCTTCTCTAGGAAGGACAAGCTTTTCGGGCATGTTGCACTTTTCCAGGGCCACACACCTGCGCTCCCCATGGATGACGTCAAGGTATCAGAAGCATCAGAGCAACAGCAGGACAGCGAGCCTATGAATGAAATTTCGAGGAGCATGGGGTGCTTCACTTGCAGCTCGTCTGATGGCATTTCAAACCTTGACATGAAAATGGCTGATGATGCACGCGGCTATTACTCGCCACTGAGCTTTGATCCTTGCTTTGGCGCACTGGATGACTTTACTCGCCCTGGATTCGACATCTCTGAGGATCCCTTCTCCTTTCTGCCTTCGGGATGCAGTTATGTACAGCAGAATGGAGACAACTGA